One part of the Vicia villosa cultivar HV-30 ecotype Madison, WI linkage group LG6, Vvil1.0, whole genome shotgun sequence genome encodes these proteins:
- the LOC131609990 gene encoding protein ENDOPLASMIC RETICULUM-ARRESTED PEN3-like has protein sequence MEEESTSNATVESNTSDRIKLNVGGKLFETTLSTIRSGGPDSLLFALSNRFSNDPNPVFIDRDPEIFSVLLSLLRTTHLPSTAFRFSKQELADEANFYGIDSHLKAATSPPPFSGIDASIVGTVRPASEGFPSTFTAADNGSVWIAHGGQLSSYDWNLIHSATVRTHLDDIKSICRVWPEIAAVGTASDAGLHFYNFSGSRHVGSIHWSDPTDPRIFKARVNAITASENSVFASFDCSHRENCILEVDKAKIQIVSQLGRQSGNQAKHMVPMKLTWIQSTGVLVGSAVTGGAFGYSGYIRLWDPKSGEVVWETHEPGASGRSSRFGDSFSAIEVDVEKMLLFKLCSKSGDLAMADMRRLGDDPWVYLKEKNPSLWTDGGDGSTSSVVHCYKGQVFVGRGGELEVWSRVQEVVECESERERESDGEGVYRRNFVDKREDSRKGVIKKIEGGGDRLFISREDVEGIEVWESSHSAGAISVL, from the coding sequence ATGGAGGAAGAGAGCACTTCGAACGCCACCGTAGAGTCCAATACCAGTGACCGCATCAAGCTTAACGTTGGCGGAAAGCTCTTCGAGACAACGCTTTCTACTATCCGGTCCGGCGGTCCAGACTCCCTCCTTTTCGCACTATCCAACCGCTTTTCCAACGACCCGAACCCGGTTTTCATAGACCGCGACCCAGAGATCTTCTCCGTTCTCCTCTCTCTCCTCCGCACCACCCACCTCCCTTCCACCGCCTTCCGCTTCTCCAAGCAAGAACTCGCCGACGAAGCCAACTTCTACGGCATTGACTCTCACCTCAAGGCCGCCACTTCTCCACCGCCCTTCTCCGGCATCGATGCTTCAATTGTCGGAACCGTCCGTCCTGCATCCGAAGGCTTCCCTTCCACTTTCACCGCCGCGGATAACGGTTCTGTCTGGATCGCTCACGGTGGTCAACTCTCCAGCTACGACTGGAACCTAATCCACTCCGCAACGGTTCGCACTCACCTTGATGATATCAAATCGATTTGCAGAGTCTGGCCAGAGATCGCGGCTGTCGGAACTGCATCCGATGCCGGTTTACATTTCTACAACTTCTCCGGTAGCCGCCACGTAGGTTCAATCCATTGGAGCGATCCAACGGATCCGCGAATCTTCAAAGCGCGAGTCAACGCGATAACCGCATCGGAGAATTCTGTTTTCGCCTCATTTGATTGTTCTCACAGGGAGAATTGCATCCTTGAAGTTGACAAGGCTAAGATCCAGATCGTGTCGCAATTAGGTCGACAATCGGGGAACCAGGCGAAGCACATGGTTCCCATGAAATTGACGTGGATACAGTCCACTGGAGTTCTCGTAGGGAGCGCGGTCACTGGCGGAGCGTTTGGTTACTCCGGATACATCCGGTTGTGGGATCCTAAGTCCGGGGAGGTGGTTTGGGAAACACACGAACCAGGCGCGTCGGGTAGGAGCAGTAGGTTTGGGGATTCATTTTCTGCTATAGAGGTTGATGTCGAAAAGATGTTACTATTTAAGCTGTGCTCGAAGTCGGGGGATTTAGCTATGGCAGATATGCGTCGTTTGGGTGATGATCCTTGGGTTTATTTGAAGGAGAAGAACCCTAGTTTATGGACAGATGGTGGTGATGGGAGTACTAGCAGTGTGGTACATTGTTACAAGGGACAAGTTTTTGTCGGGAGAGGTGGAGAGTTGGAGGTTTGGTCAAGGGTGCAAGAGGTGGTAGAATGCGAGAGTGAGAGGGAGAGGGAGAGTGACGGCGAGGGAGTTTATAGGAGGAATTTTGTCGATAAGAGAGAGGACTCGAGGAAAGGAGTGATCAAGAAGATTGAAGGTGGCGGGGATAGGTTGTTTATTAGCAGAGAAGATGTTGAAGGTATTGAAGTGTGGGAAAGTTCCCATTCTGCTGGAGCCATTTCTGTTCTGTAA